One Gambusia affinis linkage group LG15, SWU_Gaff_1.0, whole genome shotgun sequence genomic window carries:
- the LOC122845043 gene encoding uncharacterized protein LOC122845043, with the protein MDPTTKNNIMSWTEWTTRSTPVKKKLQNGTTTEIDMKTTTLEKKVVTIEKLVELTKSELPRISTHLYNIWHQFTHLKQLKENLTQHDVVVHVDYSENYTCKWSKEIKDAHFGGSHQQVTLHTGVLYYTGGQAESFATVSASLQHDAVATWAHLQPVLGYITSNYPLAKNIHFLSDGPTSQYRNKVAFYLASTVPFMKGFKTVTWNFTEASHGKGAPDGVGGALKNLADRVVAYGTDIPNASALLENLAKHSSVRLFEVTEDNIAACGELVPPFLKSVPGTMKIHQVVATEPGNIRFREVSCFCSHSCDCFSPKEFVFTQRESEETIKVGTWVLVDYDGDLYPGTVTQIASGQYEVDTMSCAGDNRFYIPSIRFAGEKVWYYLDDIKEIIPEPLPTSSSARHFCVVSDIWAKYKKKVQ; encoded by the exons ATGGATCCaactacaaaaaacaacattatgtcTTGGACTGAGTGGACAACAAGGTCAACACcagtaaaaaagaaactgcaaaatGGCACTACCACGGAAATTGACATGAAAACCACCACCCTGGAGAAAAAAGTGGTCACTATTGAAAAACTTGTAGAGCTAACCAAGTCAGAACTGCCCCGGATCTCTACTCATTTGTATAACATTTGGCACCAGTTCACTCATCTTAAGcaattgaaagaaaatttgacCCAGCATGATGTTGTAGTCCATGTTGATTACAGTGAAAACTACACCTGCAAATGGAGCAAGGAAATAAAAGACGCTCACTTTGGTGGATCCCACCAGCAAGTCACACTCCATACAGGGGTGTTATACTACACTGGTGGTCAGGCTGAGTCCTTTGCTACTGTGTCTGCCAGTTTACAGCACGATGCTGTTGCTACATGGGCACATTTGCAACCAGTTTTAGGATACATAACATCTAACTACCCCCTGGCAAAAAATATCCACTTCCTGTCCGATGGACCAACATCTCAATATCGGAATAAGGTAGCATTCTACCTTGCGTCCACAGTGCCTTTTATGAAAGGGTTTAAGACTGTGACGTGGAACTTCACTGAGGCCTCTCATGGGAAGGGAGCTCCTGATGGAGTAGGAGGTGCTCTTAAAAACCTTGCAGATCGTGTGGTGGCCTATGGCACAGACATCCCAAATGCTTCTGCTCTACTAGAGAATCTGGCAAAGCACTCATCTGTTAGGCTTTTTGAAGTAACAGAGGATAATATTGCTGCATGTGGGGAACTCGTTCCTCCATTCCTGAAATCAGTCCCAGGAACTATGAAAATACACCAG GTTGTTGCTACTGAACCAGGAAATATTAGATTTCGAGAAGTTTCGTGCTTCTGTAGTCACTCTTGTGACTGCTTCTCTCCAAAGGAGTTTGTTTTCACGCAAAGGGAATCTGAAGAGACCATCAAAGTAGGAACATGGGTCCTTGTGGACTATGACGGAGACCTCTATCCTGGCACAGTAACACAG ATTGCCAGTGGTCAGTATGAGGTTGATACAATGAGCTGTGCGGGAGACAATCGCTTCTACATACCATCAATAAGGTTTGCTGGTGAGAAGGTATGGTATTATTTGGATGACATCAAAGAAATTATTCCTGAACCACTGCCTACCTCTTCATCCGCAAGACACTTCTGTGTGGTGTCAGACATCTGGGCcaagtacaaaaagaaagtccaatga